In the genome of Bacteroidales bacterium, the window AGATACCTTTAAAGATGCCGTTACAACAGTTAATTGGTCCATAGGTCTGATTTGTTCTGCTAAAGCAAAAACTGTAGATCCTGCACCTACAATGATTGAATCATTTTTTTCAATCAGGTTGTATGCTGCCCGTGCTATCTTCCTTTTTTCATTTATTTTTATCTTTTCTTTTTCAGTCAGTTTCAAATCAATGGTGTGGGGATTGATGACACTTGCACTCCCGTGTGTTCTGAATAGAAGTTTCTTTTCTTCCAGAAACTTCAGGTCATTACGAATAGTTGCAGTAGTAACATTCAGATAATTAGCAGCATCCGTTACCTTCACAAAGCCTTCTTTTTGTAAAGTATCAAGAATATATTTGTGTCTTTCAGCAATACTGGACATAGATATATTTATATATTATTAATTATAGTTTTTAATGGGTTAATTTATCGAACCAAATATAAATTCTTTTTTTCGAAATAAAAAAGAATTTATATTTTTGATTTTTTTGCTTTTAATTTGTTTATTTGCATAAAATAAAAATAAAAGAAAAAATGAAAAATATATTTATTTACTTCTGGCTTATTTTTGCTTTTTTTCATGCCAGCCAAACCTTATCAGCTCAAAATCCGGAGGATAACTACATCTCATTCAAAAAACTAAAGGATGCTCATCATTATTTTGCTTATCAGGCAGATGGTACAATCCTGGTCAGTGGACACAGGGGTGGATTGGAACCCGGATATCCCGAAAATAGCATTGAAGGTTTTCAGCAAGCGCTAAACCAAATGCCTGCTTTTTTTGAAATTGACCCCCGTTTGACAAAAGATAGTGTGATTGTCCTGATGCATGATGAAACATTAAACAGGACTACCAACAAAACAGGTAAATTATCCGATTACACCTGGGCAGAATTGCAATCGGTACGGTTAAAAGATCATACCGGTAATGTGACTTCAGTTAAAATCCCAACTCTTGAAGACGTAATTATATGGAGTAAGGGAAAAACTGTGATCAACCTGGACAAAAAGGATGTACCTTTTCACATGGTCGTAGCACTGATCAAAAAGCACAAAGCGGAAAAACATGTGATGTTGA includes:
- a CDS encoding DeoR/GlpR family DNA-binding transcription regulator translates to MSSIAERHKYILDTLQKEGFVKVTDAANYLNVTTATIRNDLKFLEEKKLLFRTHGSASVINPHTIDLKLTEKEKIKINEKRKIARAAYNLIEKNDSIIVGAGSTVFALAEQIRPMDQLTVVTASLKVSILLNEFVNTQIIQLGGSLRKNSVSVIGDYTSRFFDDVTCSKVFLGVDGIDSEFGITNSNIEEAQLNKRMIDASLKSIILADSSKFGKRGFGRICSLDRVDVIVTDSGITDSMAGFIENAGIRLVVTD
- a CDS encoding glycerophosphodiester phosphodiesterase family protein, which codes for MKNIFIYFWLIFAFFHASQTLSAQNPEDNYISFKKLKDAHHYFAYQADGTILVSGHRGGLEPGYPENSIEGFQQALNQMPAFFEIDPRLTKDSVIVLMHDETLNRTTNKTGKLSDYTWAELQSVRLKDHTGNVTSVKIPTLEDVIIWSKGKTVINLDKKDVPFHMVVALIKKHKAEKHVMLTVHTGAQARYYSDRLPGIMLSVFARNNKEYEDIAISGVPWETMIAYVGPTINESNKHIVEKLHARGVRCMISVAPTHDKLKTAEERQNAYQKEIEKHPDIIESDLPTEVWKALQKNK